Proteins encoded by one window of Rhodamnia argentea isolate NSW1041297 chromosome 6, ASM2092103v1, whole genome shotgun sequence:
- the LOC115730586 gene encoding pumilio homolog 12 isoform X2, whose amino-acid sequence MNEVQRPLVKTAQMEGRKLPDDQSFISAFADLSFSNGLTSEAVNHPLTNCLSLPNDAICSGSQYPINLRFHDLAGESLCNNVWQSEDGGFYGSNKYRSTEFGKQNANLVEVNGEVHSGRQFGTYQPIENYAAAVPISGGVSFIPNVPIQTQEFPMIPNKPHYFTNQQSQFSSFYSPRQIQESQFPCRNVEEEHFHSMHQQHLYLQHLYSHQFDSQHAVQDNAYFTTRVVNQNASQSHYEMPVAHLLEQSKQGPFLRSCGNSQCKQPRVEFSSGDVHTVQNFGRISQQVVPEKILTRSCGLNALRALKFGSVRGNELLSHISRSGRVNLNGQHLHNLCNPSTGCLRSESLNQWGSFPDTASLRSADLRLQRCNSLDEVSGRIYLMAKDQNGCRFLQKKFSEGTRKDVEQIFSEVIDHIVELMTDPFGNYLVQKLLEVCDEDQRMRILHVITRRPGDLIHISCDMHGTRVVQKVLETLKTAEEFSVVVSALKPGIVTLMKNTNGNHVAQHCLRYLPLEYKEFLFQAAAANCLELATDRHGCCVLQKCLGHSGGEQKCHLICGITSNALILSQDQFGNYVVQFVFELHVPHATRDILDQLDGNYGDLSMQKYSSNVVEKCLKFAGEEHRTRIIEELMDDPRLAQIMQDPFGNFVIQAALEKSKGALKAAFVDAVRPHVPVLRTNPYGKKVLSCPSLKNYRWYD is encoded by the exons ATGAATGAAGTTCAGCGGCCACTTGTCAAAACTGCTCAGATGGAGGGAAGGAAGCTGCCAGATGACCAATCCTTCATATCTGCTTTTGCAGACTTGAGCTTTTCCAATGGACTGACATCAGAAGCTGTTAATCATCCTTTGACTAATTGTTTATCCTTGCCAAATGATGCCATTTGCTCTGGAAGCCAGTACCCTATCAACTTAAGGTTTCATGATCTGGCCGGAGAGTCCCTATGTAACAATGTATGGCAATCAGAAGATGGTGGCTTTTATGGTTCTAACAAGTATCGTAGCACAGAGTTTGGCAAACAGAATGCAAATTTAGTAGAAGTTAATGGCGAAGTTCACAGTGGGCGACAATTCGGTACTTACCAGCCAATTGAAAATTATGCTGCTGCAGTGCCAATCAGCGGAGGGGTTTCTTTCATACCAAATGTACCTATCCAGACCCAAGAGTTTCCCATGATTCCTAATAAGCCGCACTATTTCACTAATCAGCAATCTCAGTTCTCTTCCTTCTATTCACCACGACAAATCCAAGAGTCTCAGTTTCCTTGCAGAAATGTAGAGGAGGAACACTTCCACAGTATGCATCAGCAACACCTGTATCTCCAGCACTTGTATAGCCATCAGTTTGATTCTCAGCATGCTGTGCAAGATAATGCCTATTTCACCACTAGGGTAGTGAATCAAAATGCCAGTCAATCCCATTATGAGATGCCAGTGGCTCACTTACTCGAACAATCTAAGCAGGGACCATTTTTGCGCTCATGTGGAAATTCGCAATGTAAGCAACCCCGTGTCGAGTTTTCTTCTGGAGATGTCCATACCgtgcaaaactttggaagaatCTCCCAACAGGTTGTGCCTGAAAAGATTCTAACAAGGTCATGTGGCCTAAATGCATTAAGAGCTTTGAAATTTGGCTCTGTTCGAGGAAATGAATTACTAAGCCACATCAGCCGGAGTGGAAGAGTTAATTTGAATGGTCAACACTTGCACAACCTGTGCAATCCTAGTACAGGATGTTTACGATCAGAGAGTTTGAACCAATGGGGTTCCTTCCCTGATACAGCCAGTCTTAGAAGTGCTGATCTGAGGCTGCAGAGGTGTAACAGTCTGGATGAAGTCAGCGGAAGAATATATCTCATGGCCAAGGACCAAAATGGTTGCCGCTTTCTCCAAAAGAAGTTCTCCGAGGGAACAAGAAAGGATGTTGAGCAGATATTTTCTGAGGTCATTGACCACATAGTCGAGCTGATGACAGATCCTTTTGGCAATTACCTAGTCCAGAAGCTGCTGGAAGTGTGTGATGAGGATCAGAGAATGCGAATACTTCATGTTATCACTAGGAGACCGGGTGATCTGATTCACATTTCATGTGATATGcatgg GACTCGAGTTGTTCAAAAGGTTCTTGAGACCCTTAAAACTGCAGAGGAGTTCTCTGTTGTGGTTTCTGCCCTAAAACCTGGTATAGTAACTTTAATGAAAAACACAAATGGGAATCATGTCGCTCAGCACTGTCTACGCTACTTACCGCTGGAATACAAAGAG TTTCTGTTTCAAGCTGCAGCTGCTAATTGTCTCGAGCTGGCTACAGACCGCCATGGCTGTTGTGTGCTTCAGAAGTGCCTCGGTCATTCTGGTGGTGAGCAGAAATGCCATCTGATCTGTGGGATCACATCCAATGCTCTAATCCTTTCACAGGATCAATTTGG GAACTATGTAGTGCAATTTGTTTTTGAGCTTCACGTGCCCCATGCAACGAGAGATATACTTGACCAATTGGATGGCAATTACGGAGACTTGTCCATGCAGAAATATAGCAGCAACGTTGTGGAGAAATGTCTGAAATTTGCAGGTGAAGAACATCGCACTCGCATTATCGAAGAGTTGATGGATGATCCTCGGTTAGCTCAGATCATGCAAGACCCTTTTGGCAACTTTGTCATCCAAGCTGCACTTGAAAAATCAAAG GGAGCTCTTAAAGCTGCATTTGTGGATGCTGTAAGGCCCCACGTTCCTGTGCTTCGGACAAACCCGTATGGCAAGAAAGTCCTCTCATGCCCCTCCTTGAAGAACTATCGGTG GTATGATTGA
- the LOC115730589 gene encoding beta-amyrin 28-monooxygenase-like: MDSLLRSPYLLALLVALPTLALFLSIANKRVPRKSSPRSTPPGQFGWPVLGETLELLRAGREGRPGSFLDERANKHGQCVFATSLFGEPTAVFCGAAGNKFLFGNENRKVAVSWPSSTVKLLGSCIITLAGDKGKVMRRMLMSVFNHEALAKFTKVMDEVTCNHIQANWKGKEEVLVYPTIKRYVFELTCQLFLSIRDPQEIADLARPFATFLDGAFSIPVDLPGTRFRSAKRAARSIRKMLQEIIKERRTALEKGAASPTQDLLSYLMVTADENGRFLTEAEIINNLLLLLVASHDTSSCAITMVIKFLGELPHVYEKVLAEQREITMQKKSAGEGLTREDVQKMRDSWSVVLEVMRLVPPALGGFRVALEDFTFCGYTIPRGWKLMWSPLTTNNDPAIFPSPKLFDTARFARSTSPAPCAFVPFGGGPRMCLGKDYAQLQILVLLHHLVNNFQWTNAIPDEKVKFDPLPVPSQGLPVRIRPHYDRP, translated from the exons ATGGACTCCCTACTCCGCTCTCCATACTTGCTCGCTCTCCTCGTTGCCCTCCCCACGTTGGCCCTTTTCCTCTCCATCGCCAACAAGAGAGTTCCCAGAAAATCGTCTCCCCGCAGCACTCCTCCAGGCCAATTTGGATGGCCTGTCCTAGGGGAAACCCTGGAGCTGCTCCGTGCGGGCCGGGAAGGGAGGCCCGGGAGCTTCCTGGATGAGCGAGCCAATAAGCACGGGCAGTGCGTCTTCGCCACTTCCCTCTTCGGCGAGCCGACTGCCGTGTTCTGCGGCGCTGCAGGGAACAAGTTCCTCTTCGGCAACGAGAACAGGAAGGTGGCCGTGTCATGGCCCAGCTCCACGGTCAAGCTGCTCGGCTCATGTATAATTACTCTGGCCGGCGACAAGGGAAAGGTGATGAGGAGGATGCTGATGAGCGTTTTCAACCATGAAGCGCTCGCGAAGTTCACCAAGGTCATGGATGAAGTCACTTGCAATCATATCCAAGCTAATTGGAAAG GCAAAGAAGAGGTGCTTGTGTACCCGACCATCAAGCGCTACGTCTTCGAGCTCACGTGCCAGCTCTTCCTCAGCATCCGTGACCCGCAAGAGATTGCGGACCTCGCGCGCCCCTTCGCCACCTTCCTCGACGGTGCGTTTAGCATCCCTGTCGACCTGCCGGGGACGAGATTCCGTAGTGCGAAGAGGGCGGCAAGGTCCATCAGGAAGATGCTCCAGGAGATCATCAAGGAGAGGAGGACGGCCTTGGAGAAGGGGGCCGCGTCCCCGACGCAGGACCTGCTGTCCTACCTGATGGTCACCGCGGACGAGAACGGCCGGTTCTTGACCGAGGCGGAGATCATCAACAACCTGCTCCTGCTCCTGGTCGCAAGCCACGACACTTCGAGCTGCGCCATAACGATGGTGATCAAGTTCCTCGGAGAGCTGCCCCATGTCTACGAGAAAGTTTTGGCTG AGCAGAGAGAGATCACCATGCAGAAGAAATCAGCGGGAGAGGGATTGACGAGAGAAGATGTACAGAAGATGCGAGATTCATGGAGTGTGGTTTTAGAGGTGATGAGGCTCGTGCCACCTGCTCTTGGAGGTTTCAGAGTTGCCTTGGAGGATTTCACCTTCTGCGGCTATACCATTCCCCGGGGATGGAAG CTGATGTGGAGTCCTCTCACGACGAACAACGATCCCGCCATATTCCCGAGCCCGAAGCTCTTCGACACGGCCAGGTTCGCGAGGAGCACATCGCCCGCCCCGTGTGCGTTCGTCCCGTTTGGCGGCGGCCCTCGGATGTGTCTCGGCAAGGACTACGCTCAGCTTCagatcctcgtcctcctccaccacctgGTGAACAACTTCCAATGGACCAACGCAATCCCGGACGAAAAGGTCAAGTTCGACCCATTGCCAGTCCCATCGCAAGGACTTCCGGTTCGCATTCGGCCTCATTATGATCGACCGTGA
- the LOC115753201 gene encoding chaperonin 60 subunit beta 2, chloroplastic → MALTFTAMSSAGSLPAPGNCVMDKKLATSLDKLSSVASISSSSFGRRRSASLRKSREPKICAMAKDLYFNKDGSAIKKLQTGVNKLADLVGVTLGPKGRNVVLESKYGSPKIVNDGVTVAKEVELEDPVENIGAKLVRQAASKTNDLAGDGTTTSVVLAQGLIAEGVKVVAAGANPVLITRGIEKTTKALVGELKSISKEVEDSELADVAAVSAGNNYEVGNMIAEALSKVGRKGVVTLEEGKSAENSLYVVEGMQFDRGYISPYFVTDSEKMAVEYENCKLLLVDKKITNARDLINVLEDAIRGGYPILLVAEDIEQEALATLVVNKLRGALKIAAIKAPGFGERKSQYLDDIAILTGGTVIREEVGLSLDKADKEVLGHASKVVLTKDTTTIVGDGSTQDAVNKRVAQIRNLILVAEQEYEKDKLNERIAKLSGGVAVIQVGAQTETELKEKKLRVEDALNATKAAVEEGIVVGGGCTLLRLASKVDAIKDTLDNDEEKVGADIVKRALSYPLKLIAKNAGVNGSVVSEKILSSDNPKYGYNAATGKYEDLMAAGIIDPTKVVRCCLEHAASVAKTFLMSDCVVVEIKEPEPIPAGNPMDNSGYGY, encoded by the exons ATGGCGTTGACTTTCACAGCCATGTCTTCAGCTGGCTCTTTGCCTGCTCCTGGCAACTGTGTAATGGATAAGAAACTAGCAACTTCACTGGACAAGTTGTCTTCTGTTGCTTCcatttcttcctcttcatttggTAGAAGGCGGAGCGCTAGTCTAAGAAAATCACGGGAGCCCAAAATCTGTGCCATGGCAAAGGATTTATACTTTAATAAGGATGGATCAGCTATCAAGAAGTTGCAA ACTGGAGTAAACAAGCTTGCGGATTTAGTTGGGGTTACTCTTGGTCCGAAGGGAAGAAATGTTGTCCTGGAGAGCAAGTATGGTTCCCCAAAAATTGTTAATGACGGCGTCACAGTGGCGAAAGAG GTTGAGCTAGAAGATCCCGTTGAAAACATCGGTGCCAAACTAGTGAGGCAGGCTGCTTCAAAGACCAATGACTTGGCTGGTGATGGTACAACAACATCAGTTGTTCTCGCACAGGGTCTTATCGCTGAAGGTGTCAAGGTGGTTGCTGCAGGTGCAAACCCTGTCCTCATAACTCGAGGCATTGAGAAAACAACCAAGGCTCTCGTGGGTGAGTTGAAATCGATATCAAAGGAGGTTGAGGATAGTGAATTGGCAGATGTTGCGGCTGTTAGTGCAGGAAACAACTATGAAGTTGGAAATATGATAGCTGAAGCCTTGAGTAAAGTGGGTCGGAAGGGTGTTGTGACTCTTGAAGAGGGAAAAAGTGCTGAGAACAGCCTTTACGTTGTTGAAGGAATGCAGTTTGACCGCGGTTACATCTCGCCCTATTTTGTGACTGATAGTGAGAAAATGGCTGTTGAGTATGAGAATTGCAAG TTGCTTCTTGTTgataaaaagataacaaatgcAAGGGATCTGATTAATGTCTTGGAAGATGCCATTAGAGGTGGTTACCCCATCTTGCTCGTTGCAGAAGACATTGAACAGGAAGCTTTGGCAACTCTTGTCGTGAACAAACTGAGAGGAGCTTTGAAGATTGCTGCCATTAAAGCTCCTGGATTTGGAGAGCGCAAAAGTCAGTACCTTGATGACATTGCTATATTGACGGGAG GGACTGTCATTAGAGAGGAGGTGGGCCTTAGCCTAGATAAAGCTGACAAGGAGGTGCTAGGACATGCTTCAAAGGTGGTGCTTACAAAGGACACAACTACAATTGTTGGCGATGGAAGCACGCAGGATGCAGTGAATAAAAGGGTCGCTCAGATTAGGAATCTTATcctg GTTGCGGAGCAAGAGTATGAGAAAGACAAGCTCAATGAAAGGATTGCAAAACTCTCTGGTGGTGTTGCTGTCATACAG GTTGGGGCACAAACCGAGACAgagctaaaagaaaagaagttgagagttgaagatgcactcaatGCTACGAAG GCTGCTGTTGAGGAGGGAATTGTTGTTGGTGGCGGCTGCACTTTGCTGAGACTTGCATCCAAGGTTGATGCCATCAAGGACACGCTTGACAATGATGAAGAAAAG GTTGGGGCAGACATTGTTAAGCGAGCTTTGAGTTACCCTCTGAAGTTGATAGCCAAAAATGCTGGTGTTAATGGAAGTGTGGTCAGTGAGAAG ATTCTCTCAAGCGACAATCCTAAGTACGGATATAATGCTGCAACTGGCAAATATGAAGATTTAATGGCTGCTGGAATCATCGATCCCACTAAG GTGGTTCGGTGTTGCTTGGAGCATGCTGCTTCTGTGGCAAAAACGTTCTTGATGTCAGATTGTGTAGTTGTTGAGATCAAGGAGCCTGAACCAATTCCGGCTGGCAATCCCATGGACAACTCAG GTTACGGATACTGA
- the LOC115749161 gene encoding beta-amyrin 28-monooxygenase-like, with the protein MEAWTLVPGLALLLLLLLAVIKLLKPKATHPNLPPGSFGWPVIGESLEFLRCQRGGHPEKFIQDRMSKYNSPVFRTSVLGEPMAVLYGPAGNKFLFSNEGKKVALWWPSSVGKLMGRCLVSKVGDEARSDKKMLMSFFNPEALMRIVGVVDEVTKDHLRIHWEGKDQLEAYSTLKQHTFDLACRLFMSITDPQLVSRLADHFHVFLRGVVDLPLNVPGTNFYRSKKAADSIRKELRVLVKQRRAELEKKTASPSQDIMTHLIANGDENGKLMPEAEIINNMMNLLFAGHDTSSSTLVLIIKYLSELPHVLEKVVAEQREIAASKAGGELIQWGDLQKMRYSWNVISEVMRMTAPVYGSFREALVDFTYEGYTIPKGWKLHWSACTTHGDPDYHPRAPTFDESRFEGSGPAPYSYVPFGGGPRMCLGLEFARVELLVFLHNLVNGFRWSLVNPDEKIIYDPMPIPVGGLPIHLRPRD; encoded by the exons ATGGAAGCCTGGACACTAGTCCCGGGCTtagctctcctcctcctcctcctgctcgcCGTCATCAAGCTACTCAAACCCAAAGCCACCCACCCCAACCTCCCTCCGGGGAGCTTCGGCTGGCCAGTCATCGGCGAGAGCCTCGAGTTCCTCCGCTGCCAACGCGGCGGGCACCCGGAGAAGTTCATCCAGGACCGCATGAGCAAGTACAACTCCCCCGTGTTCAGGACCTCGGTGCTCGGGGAGCCGATGGCCGTCCTTTACGGGCCGGCGGGGAACAAGTTCCTGTTCTCCAACGAGGGCAAGAAGGTGGCGCTGTGGTGGCCGAGCTCGGTCGGGAAGCTGATGGGGAGGTGCCTCGTCTCCAAGGTCGGGGACGAGGCGAGGTCGGACAAGAAGATGCTCATGAGCTTCTTCAACCCGGAGGCGCTCATGAGGATCGTCGGGGTCGTCGATGAGGTGACCAAGGATCATCTCAGGATTCACTGGGAAG GCAAAGATCAGCTGGAGGCCTACTCCACCCTTAAGCAGCACACCTTCGACCTCGCGTGCCGTCTGTTCATGAGCATCACGGACCCGCAGCTCGTCTCGAGGCTTGCCGACCACTTCCACGTGTTCCTCAGGGGAGTCGTCGACCTCCCCCTCAACGTCCCCGGCACAAACTTTTACCGCTCGAAGAAAGCAGCGGATTCCATCAGGAAGGAGCTCCGGGTGTTGGTGAAGCAGCGCCGGGCGGAGCTGGAGAAGAAGACGGCGTCCCCTTCGCAGGACATCATGACACACCTGATTGCCAATGGGGACGAGAACGGGAAGCTCATGCCCGAGGCGGAGATCATAAACAACATGATGAACCTCCTATTCGCTGGCCATGATACCTCCAGTTCGACTCTAGTGTTGATCATCAAGTACCTGAGCGAGCTGCCTCATGTACTTGAGAAGGTCGTTGCAG AGCAAAGGGAAATCGCGGCATCGAAGGCGGGAGGAGAGCTTATTCAGTGGGGGGATTTGCAGAAGATGAGATACTCGTGGAACGTCATCTCGGAAGTCATGAGGATGACCGCGCCGGTCTACGGCTCTTTCCGCGAGGCCCTGGTCGATTTCACGTACGAAGGATATACAATTCCGAAAGGCTGGAAG TTACACTGGAGCGCGTGCACTACGCACGGAGACCCGGACTACCACCCTAGAGCGCCGACCTTCGATGAGTCAAGGTTCGAGGGATCTGGACCGGCTCCATATTCGTACGTCCCGTTCGGAGGCGGGCCGAGGATGTGTCTAGGGCTCGAGTTCGCGAGGGTGGAGCTGCTCGTGTTCCTGCACAACCTCGTCAATGGATTTCGATGGAGTCTGGTCAACCCCGATGAGAAAATAATCTACGACCCCATGCCTATACCGGTTGGAGGACTTCCCATCCACCTTCGACCTCGCGACTAG
- the LOC115730586 gene encoding pumilio homolog 12 isoform X1 — protein MEEGKNEIEFDEFEKLLGEIPNATSGDSHAGECRLKRACLDDSSLPILVNSCRGPSSEKYSTNGGLHVSMNEVQRPLVKTAQMEGRKLPDDQSFISAFADLSFSNGLTSEAVNHPLTNCLSLPNDAICSGSQYPINLRFHDLAGESLCNNVWQSEDGGFYGSNKYRSTEFGKQNANLVEVNGEVHSGRQFGTYQPIENYAAAVPISGGVSFIPNVPIQTQEFPMIPNKPHYFTNQQSQFSSFYSPRQIQESQFPCRNVEEEHFHSMHQQHLYLQHLYSHQFDSQHAVQDNAYFTTRVVNQNASQSHYEMPVAHLLEQSKQGPFLRSCGNSQCKQPRVEFSSGDVHTVQNFGRISQQVVPEKILTRSCGLNALRALKFGSVRGNELLSHISRSGRVNLNGQHLHNLCNPSTGCLRSESLNQWGSFPDTASLRSADLRLQRCNSLDEVSGRIYLMAKDQNGCRFLQKKFSEGTRKDVEQIFSEVIDHIVELMTDPFGNYLVQKLLEVCDEDQRMRILHVITRRPGDLIHISCDMHGTRVVQKVLETLKTAEEFSVVVSALKPGIVTLMKNTNGNHVAQHCLRYLPLEYKEFLFQAAAANCLELATDRHGCCVLQKCLGHSGGEQKCHLICGITSNALILSQDQFGNYVVQFVFELHVPHATRDILDQLDGNYGDLSMQKYSSNVVEKCLKFAGEEHRTRIIEELMDDPRLAQIMQDPFGNFVIQAALEKSKGALKAAFVDAVRPHVPVLRTNPYGKKVLSCPSLKNYRWYD, from the exons ATGGAGGAAGGCAAGAATGAAATAGAGTTCGATGAGTTTGAGAAGCTTCTAGGTGAGATTCCTAACGCTACCTCTGGGGATTCGCACGCTGGGGAATGTAGACTGAAAAGGGCATGCTTGGATGATAGCTCGCTGCCTATACTTGTCAATTCATGCAGAGGGCCTTCGAGTGAGAAATATTCAACTAATGGGGGTCTGCACGTATCGATGAATGAAGTTCAGCGGCCACTTGTCAAAACTGCTCAGATGGAGGGAAGGAAGCTGCCAGATGACCAATCCTTCATATCTGCTTTTGCAGACTTGAGCTTTTCCAATGGACTGACATCAGAAGCTGTTAATCATCCTTTGACTAATTGTTTATCCTTGCCAAATGATGCCATTTGCTCTGGAAGCCAGTACCCTATCAACTTAAGGTTTCATGATCTGGCCGGAGAGTCCCTATGTAACAATGTATGGCAATCAGAAGATGGTGGCTTTTATGGTTCTAACAAGTATCGTAGCACAGAGTTTGGCAAACAGAATGCAAATTTAGTAGAAGTTAATGGCGAAGTTCACAGTGGGCGACAATTCGGTACTTACCAGCCAATTGAAAATTATGCTGCTGCAGTGCCAATCAGCGGAGGGGTTTCTTTCATACCAAATGTACCTATCCAGACCCAAGAGTTTCCCATGATTCCTAATAAGCCGCACTATTTCACTAATCAGCAATCTCAGTTCTCTTCCTTCTATTCACCACGACAAATCCAAGAGTCTCAGTTTCCTTGCAGAAATGTAGAGGAGGAACACTTCCACAGTATGCATCAGCAACACCTGTATCTCCAGCACTTGTATAGCCATCAGTTTGATTCTCAGCATGCTGTGCAAGATAATGCCTATTTCACCACTAGGGTAGTGAATCAAAATGCCAGTCAATCCCATTATGAGATGCCAGTGGCTCACTTACTCGAACAATCTAAGCAGGGACCATTTTTGCGCTCATGTGGAAATTCGCAATGTAAGCAACCCCGTGTCGAGTTTTCTTCTGGAGATGTCCATACCgtgcaaaactttggaagaatCTCCCAACAGGTTGTGCCTGAAAAGATTCTAACAAGGTCATGTGGCCTAAATGCATTAAGAGCTTTGAAATTTGGCTCTGTTCGAGGAAATGAATTACTAAGCCACATCAGCCGGAGTGGAAGAGTTAATTTGAATGGTCAACACTTGCACAACCTGTGCAATCCTAGTACAGGATGTTTACGATCAGAGAGTTTGAACCAATGGGGTTCCTTCCCTGATACAGCCAGTCTTAGAAGTGCTGATCTGAGGCTGCAGAGGTGTAACAGTCTGGATGAAGTCAGCGGAAGAATATATCTCATGGCCAAGGACCAAAATGGTTGCCGCTTTCTCCAAAAGAAGTTCTCCGAGGGAACAAGAAAGGATGTTGAGCAGATATTTTCTGAGGTCATTGACCACATAGTCGAGCTGATGACAGATCCTTTTGGCAATTACCTAGTCCAGAAGCTGCTGGAAGTGTGTGATGAGGATCAGAGAATGCGAATACTTCATGTTATCACTAGGAGACCGGGTGATCTGATTCACATTTCATGTGATATGcatgg GACTCGAGTTGTTCAAAAGGTTCTTGAGACCCTTAAAACTGCAGAGGAGTTCTCTGTTGTGGTTTCTGCCCTAAAACCTGGTATAGTAACTTTAATGAAAAACACAAATGGGAATCATGTCGCTCAGCACTGTCTACGCTACTTACCGCTGGAATACAAAGAG TTTCTGTTTCAAGCTGCAGCTGCTAATTGTCTCGAGCTGGCTACAGACCGCCATGGCTGTTGTGTGCTTCAGAAGTGCCTCGGTCATTCTGGTGGTGAGCAGAAATGCCATCTGATCTGTGGGATCACATCCAATGCTCTAATCCTTTCACAGGATCAATTTGG GAACTATGTAGTGCAATTTGTTTTTGAGCTTCACGTGCCCCATGCAACGAGAGATATACTTGACCAATTGGATGGCAATTACGGAGACTTGTCCATGCAGAAATATAGCAGCAACGTTGTGGAGAAATGTCTGAAATTTGCAGGTGAAGAACATCGCACTCGCATTATCGAAGAGTTGATGGATGATCCTCGGTTAGCTCAGATCATGCAAGACCCTTTTGGCAACTTTGTCATCCAAGCTGCACTTGAAAAATCAAAG GGAGCTCTTAAAGCTGCATTTGTGGATGCTGTAAGGCCCCACGTTCCTGTGCTTCGGACAAACCCGTATGGCAAGAAAGTCCTCTCATGCCCCTCCTTGAAGAACTATCGGTG GTATGATTGA